Part of the Vigna radiata var. radiata cultivar VC1973A chromosome 11, Vradiata_ver6, whole genome shotgun sequence genome is shown below.
aataacgaAACATAGAGTAAATAAGTAGATTTAATTTCCTTCTATTTCCAAACATATGTCATATATAATTGATGATgtgatgaaagagaaatgaaagttaattaaagtaattggaaaagaagaattaagtataatagttttaaaaattatggaattttcaaatgaatatttaaaactataatgataaatatcaaaattaaataatcatgataattataatttaaaataaatattaatattgatacaCATAGTAaagaaatatctttttatttcttttttttcctttcccttATTCTAAAACGCATAGTAAATAAGTCTTATGGAGACATCTATGTAATAATGATGTTGTAGTGTTGTATTACTACTAACTTCTCTTGTTGAACAACATTCAGGGGATTGTATAGATTACAAAAAAGGAATTAAGGGGCGATGTGTTGTGGCTGCCATCAACAATTACACAACGCAACTTCTCCAATATGGCAGTGAAACAAAATCCAAATGTATATTCTACTTTCagatttcatttaataatatttttttgacaatattttaatattatttacatgttattttgtgattgatttaaaattattctacaatcagtaataattataaacatcaacatgaatcaatcacaaaataacacataaaagatgttaaaatattgtcaaagtatcCTATTAATAATCTCATTCATACTCATAGCTGCACATTTTCTGTTTACTGACACATTTCAATATATCAGATAACCTCACACAatctcttttcttcctttcacaTTTTGTGGGAGATATCCACcaggtatatatatatttatagacaATCGCCAAATTCTCTTCTGTATGTAATGTATATCTAGAAAAAGCCtgaattttcttttgattttaggtaattgttcaatatttttcttaattttttatttaatatggtcttaatatttattaaaagaattgaatATGGTTCATTCTATTAAATCAATGTTAATATTGTTAGAAAGTGACGAAGTTAGAATGATATATTTGTATTTCAGCaagacaaaatattttatatcattcagTCAAATTATCCTCATTTAATGATGATTTTACCATCATTATTTTATAGCATGacattgaatataaaaaaaaatttaagaaaaacattagataatttttataaatattaacatccagaaaaaaaaaaaaaacaaaataaacattacaTGTAATGGCTTTGTTTGCATTCCTGCAGCCTCTACATTGTGGTTTTCTCTCCGATAGTGGAGGCAATACAATTAAAGTTAAATGGTACACAAGGAAGCAAACTCTTCACCATGTAAGTTCATTTATTAGTTTCGTAATCAGATGCTCAAgaatatatttctaattatctctttttttatGGTGAAACAAATCATATTTAACAGAGATTAACAAcctattattgttattatatttgtattagttatatataatatggttCATTATGAGCATATAGGTTTGGGATCAAATCATACTTCAAACAGAAGTTGACAAATTTTATGACTCAGACATGGGCGAGTTCGTGGATGCAATTCAACAGAATATTACggtattgtataatttttttttataatgatattttgacaacatttttttacaatgtgacacgtgtcatcattttattggtctatttgaatttatgtttaaaaaatatttaaaacagaccaatcacaagctgcgACGTATacgttgttaaaaaaatgttgttaaaaaaagttttttcttttttttattgtttcaaaataaacaaataaacataaaattatttactatttgatgttttgtttaattaacAGAAAGTATGGGCGAACGAAGTAGAAGAGTGGGAACAGTGCGGTGACAATGATCTTCCATGCCCAGCTCAGTATGTCCGACTATTATATGAATATCATATATCTTTCATGGGAACACAATTAACATGGTTGAATTTTTGTTATAGATATGCATCTGAAAGTACCATAGATGCTTGTAAATGGGCATATAAAGATGCCACGGAAGGTTCAGTGCTAAGTGGTAAGCTTTCATAACTCTGATATATGGCTAAGAGAAAAtggaattttgttttacattttctgACTATTCTCTATGTGCAGATGATTACTTCCTGTCACGTTCACAAATAGTGAATTTGCGGTTAGCTCAAGCAGGAGTTCGTTTGGCTGCTATTCTTAATCGTGTTTTTGACAGAAAGCTTTCGTCCTCGATGTAGTTTATGGAAAGAGGAATAAAGTGCCGTCTAATTCCTGAGCTTAATTTTAAGTGCACTAGTCTTTGTGATTGTTGAGTTCACATGTTTATGTAACACTCGACAAAATCAAGTCTATGAAATTTCAACTTATAAAGGGTTCATCTATTAATTTGGAATGTGCTTGTAGAAGACACTCTATAACTCAAGTTAACCACGACAAAGTATTATATGTGCAATTAATCATGTTCTACTAAGTTATAGAATATTTCGTATGCCATTAGTTCTAATAGATTGATAGATAATCGGTCAGTCCACCTAGTGATAGTCACATACCATACAGATTGGATATGTTTAGGTGTAGACACTTATAGCGTATCCAGTTGTGTTCTACACTATATTATCTTACAACGAGGCCAATACtgacttaataaaaaaatacttaaccATATACAGTACAATAAGTATCATTTTATCTCTATAAAGCTATAGAGGTTATTtcaaataaagacaaaaaaaccCCTATCTTTTTAAGAAAGAGTTTCCAATCAAgttaataatctaaaatatttttttattaatgtattttgaaaattttcattattaataaatgtatGTTAGATATAGTTTGCTGAGGCATTAACacttgattgtttttttttttaattttgtgtataGTTTGCAGACTTTTgtttataaatcttaaaataagaTACACATCTACAAAAGGATAAAACATTTGTTGACTTTATGTCCAAAtagcttaaaaaatatttatgtaaacaatatttttaacacgttatgttatattatattatattatatatatatatatatatatatatatatatatatatatatatatatattatttatcaagaACTTGTGTTTTAATCCGTGGCGGAAGTTAATAcacaaatagaaatattttttaattataatatattcaatctcttcaaatttataaatattataagtaaaattttgacaaaaaatcCACCATTTGTTCTACTAGTTTTGGTTTGTAAATTTTCAATTGAACTATTTTTATTGGAAACTGTATCTAGACACTTGTCCATGATTTGCGATATACTctcgatttttattttttttttatacactaGGAATTggaaaacaacaattaatttatttcttcatcattgtttttattttagaagttattaaaaaagtgcTAAGCTTAAAATTAAGGAAACAAAGTGATTGAAGTGAAGGTTTGAAATCTATGATGTATTTTTCATTGCTATTTCCTTAAGTTGAGTAAATGACTAAAGTGGAGTTCcctatataattaataatcataagTCTAAATTTAGATGACCTAGTGTATATGTATACTAATATCATCATGTGTTTTAGCTTTTACTTTGGGCCAAACATATACTTAAACAGAGAAAGTATATTTAAAGCATCAAGCGTTTGTAGTCCAACGGTTAGGATAATTGCCTTCCAAGCAATAGACCCGGGTTCGACTCCCGGCAAACGCAAAcggttttccttttctttgtttagattcgttctattttttttcttttagattcGTGTAATTTAGTtctagataattttttatttagttccTTATATTACTTAGTTTAAATGAATCTTAGTCTTATCAAGAAAAGTTACCATAAAACAAagttgtttaatatttttgtattaggAAAGTGTTGACAAAGTGTTCATTAGGCTCGAACTTTTCCATAGGTGTTCTTTTagttaccaaaaaaaaaatatcatctgAGGTCAAAAGTTcactataatcaaatattttaagattttaaaaggGTTACCTTATTTCACataatatttagaaatttttaGATTGCACTAAaacttttcttataattttagataacttggaataattttaattttataagtgtttttatttgttattctttttctatttgttacgagataaaatagttattatcaTTAGTCAACGTTACAACGgccaaaagagaaaaaaataaataaagaaacatataatgtcattttaaatttacaattatttatgaaatacatataatctattatttttaatcactCACATTGATTCTCTTCTATTAGATTAAGTATAAAGTTTCCATAAGGAACAACCATTTTTATCATTCTTTAGAAAAAAAGGTCTAGATAGTATGTTATTATGGAAAAATCTACCGTAtcctaagaaataaaaaagtaaagaaattgtTGATAGTGAGAAAGAGCTTTAAAGATTCAAGTgcttattaagatattttgaTGATGTTTGAAGATGTAGATGCTAAATGATGGAGAATTGATGGAGGAAGGTCCTTTAACACATGATGATCTCCATGAAGGTTGAGAGAGATTCTTTAAAAGTTATGAATTCCATGAAAGAGATGTAGAAGCGAAAGAAAATTTGATTAAGAGATGAAGAGGTAAAGATGGTGCTTTGAATGATCTGGTCTAGTGTAGTTCCTCTAGTAGAAGACATATCTTAAGTAAGAACTTAAGAAGATTTGCAAATTTGGCCTAATGATGCTCTAAGCTACTCTTAAGGGCATAAAGCCTTCTAAATAAAGCTAAAAAATATTCTTGGCCAAAtataaaacctaaaataaactatattacatatttacaaaatatgtttAAGATAAAAGAAGATGACAAAAAATGTGATCTTCACAAGAGTAGAATCCTTAAAGTTCCATCTTCCTTTTCCATCTTCTTGACCATGACTCTTTATGATAAGTATGATGTCCTCTAAGGCTTGAGGGAAAACAAGAATAAGTTTGAAagtactttttcttcttccaatctCCTAGCCTTAGCTTAAGTTAATACTCATTTGATGGATCTCCATTTAATTTCCAAGATGGATTACATCACTAAATAATTGAATCATAGAgtctatcttttttttattatgtttgtaGTCTAAATACAATGTTTGCATAAGTTTGTTTTTTTCCAACAcacaacatatattaaaaagagaaaatatttttctaaaaatagtatcaaacttaaaatttctttcaacatttttaattgatcatatttttatataattgattaaactatttttttcatagatattcataacaaaatcatcaattatctagcttaaataatcaattaaaataaaaaggtattTGAGATCTAAGTGTTTATGAAGAGATGAACCAAATAATGATTAAATGTTTCTATAATTTCTTAAAtcaatgggtattcaaaaagtcagtatTAATGTTAACTTGAACGTCATATTAgttagataaccgacgtctatgtgactatagacgtcggttgtcattgcaaccgacgccccatttcattttaaataaatatctgactcttcgcggcattcagtttctgatatcgtgtcttgttcttctcctttttctcttgcttcacctcttctttttctcgcttcgcggcattgcattgttgtTTTCTGATAATGTCATTGTCTTCTTcctatctttttctctcttgtggcatTGCATCTCAGGTGCGTGGCTTTTATTGTTACCATTTAATCTTtgtcagtctttcatcgattatatcttctggttcaactgattaaaatttgctttctttgtgttgtgttttagtgcagttttgttcctttcttggggtaacgcaGTAACACATTCTTCCCTTGCTAGTTGTCTCCCGGAAATagcggcgtcttttgaatttcttttgatcgtttCAACCAAAAAACAACCCTGGGTCGTTGTCTAGttttcgtttcaccgtgattttttcctcttgcggatgaaaaatggaactaagcaaccaccCAGGTCCGATTTTAGGTTGAAGGGatcataagaaattcaaaagacgcaagctttgttttaagggaaactagcaaaaggagattgtgctactaggctatccaaagatgGGAACAAAaatgcactaaaacacaaccactatattagacgtcggttaatgcaaataccgacgtctatatgtgctcttaAACATCGGTCTTTGTCATgtttgacgtctatatgtgcctttagacgtcgattaacgctttgtccgacgtctaattagtgTCTTTAGATGTCCATTCAAACCAATGCTGACATTTATTGACGTCGTTCatgggcactaactgacgtcattatagacgtctgtggttaggatgtttgacgtcccattgacgtcaccagtttagacgtcggtttatgAATatacgttaaaagcccaaaataaccgatgttaaacaacgtttttgcactagtgtttaTAAGGATAAGAGTAAATGATACTAAAAACTTCTTAAACTGGTTTAATTAAGAGTGGATAGGGCATATACCCTCTTTAATATTCAGAGTTGATTGAGGGTTTATATCCCATTGGTTGTGACATCTCTTGAGTGAGTTAAGAGTAGATTTTTTGTGATCTTGAGTTTGTAGTTGTAGGTTGTactttataaacttattttgatAGCAAAACTATAGTTTTTCTAAGGTTGATTCACACTTGATGCATGATCTTAAGTTTTTATGATAACTCGGAGGATCCAATCATGGATGTTGAAGATGATGCTAAATTTACATTGACAACTTCAAACACATATAAGTACAACAATATAAGAAAGAACTCTCCCGGTAAGACTTGGAGAAAATGTGCATTGTGAATATAAGAGAATTGTAGGTGGTTTAAAGGTTTTAATAAAAAGAGATTTATATTCACAAGTAATATGTGGCTTAATTAGTAAGAGCATGTGATGGTGGGTTAAAGGTCACCTGTTCTAATATTAGTGGTGTGAATATATTTGGTTTGTATTATAGATGTAACACcccaaatattttaaaggtattactactagtaaaataaaatttaaatttgatttctgatatcaataattaaaattttattaccaTTCCACAAAAGCACAGCTTTAAACTTACAAACTTTAACCAACGTAATTTTCAGAACTTAacataagttttaatttaaacttacttacaatataaaaacagagaaatatTACTCCTTTTATCTCTTGTCCAAAATTCTTTATTTAATCGAAGATAAATAATACTTACagtaaaattttaactttgcatatatcttttaaaaattcactCTAGTTAGTTTTGGTTAGTAAATTTacggcttaataccgcttttggtccctagtttaggaggatttgttcaatatggtcctatttttttttcataataattgatctcactttttgaaaaaactgttcaattgagtcttttttgttcatagtggtcccatattcaagtttaaattgtttattatagtctttattatatacgatgatgacatgatttttaacataacattatgtcagaactgttaaaataacatttggataggaatgcatgaaagaacttattgacgtcggaaccagcaccgttagaaaattgacgtcgtaaccaaaatggagtcaattgaacagtttttttaaaaagtgggatcaattgttactaaaaaacaaagataggaccatattgaacacaACCTCCCAATCTAGGAACAAAAACGGtattaaatctaaatttacaattgattttttttattggaaagtGTATCTAGACACTTGTTCCGCATGTActctttaaattaaaacttttttattgtttgatataaTATGAACAGTaagcaacaattttttttttcttattattatttttgttttaaaaattactaaaaaggtgctaaaacttaaaataaaataaacaaagggATTTAAGCGTTTGAAATCTATGCGTATATATAATTGCTATGTCCTTAAGTGGAGTTGGGTACTGACAAAAGTGGAGTTGCCTGTATAATAATCATATTCTAATT
Proteins encoded:
- the LOC106777315 gene encoding endonuclease 2-like encodes the protein MSHFSIQLVALLSLTLLLPNTHGWGDDGHVIVCKIAQARLSKTAAEAVQKLLPKSAGNDLSTKCSWADHVHHIYPWSSALHYANTPDAVCSYKNSRDCIDYKKGIKGRCVVAAINNYTTQLLQYGSETKSKYNLTQSLFFLSHFVGDIHQPLHCGFLSDSGGNTIKVKWYTRKQTLHHVWDQIILQTEVDKFYDSDMGEFVDAIQQNITKVWANEVEEWEQCGDNDLPCPAQYASESTIDACKWAYKDATEGSVLSDDYFLSRSQIVNLRLAQAGVRLAAILNRVFDRKLSSSM